One Carya illinoinensis cultivar Pawnee chromosome 5, C.illinoinensisPawnee_v1, whole genome shotgun sequence genomic window, TTTTAGCTGTAATCTttattgtttttggtttttgtttctcTGTCAAATCTTTTAAAGAAGCTAGCATTTTACTTTATCTGGAATACTAAGTTGCTGAGATCATCAGTCTTTGGTTGAAGACAAAGAACAGTGAACAAGTACATGACAAACAtaggagaaaaagaaattgcAAGGGAGAAGAGggaaaatggaagagagaagAGGGAATTGAGTCAGGATGAAGCGCAACTGAGAATCGTATTCATTTTTTTGCCTTTATCACTCTTTGCAAGTACAATATTGCTTCCAATATCTTGGACATTACCTCATAAATCACTAGTCCTTATGGAATATTCCAAATGTTTCTTTGtacgaaaaagaaaacaaaagaaaaagcgGCAACCAAATTAAAGACCCTGACGTTAATGGTCACCCACAATGATTTGATTCCTGcaatcttcttcctccaatATTGAGTACTACGGACTATTAACTGAAGCGCGCCGGCGCCCATATAATAAAGTCTAAAAACTGAATTAAAGCATGCAAAATAATCAGTGTTTTGTACTCTAAAACGTAATTCTTACGTACAATCTAAATTCTTCAACAACTCATGAGGACTCGTTGATCATCAAAAGCAATATTATTGCTACAACcccaaacaaatatatatacatatatatatatatatatatatatatatatacggatgagtatatatatatagagagaggaCGGACTGCTTTATCGCTTTTATTTTTGGTACGTAACGCTAGCTCCTTCTTTTTCACTTTGGGTGGAAGAAATGCTGCTGGGTTGGTCATAATTATAAACAAGTGGGGTCTGGATGCATCATGGGTCCTacccaaaatttaaaaaagaaaaaaaaagaaaagcaaagcaCTCGTACTCTGATGGGATAATTTGTTGCAAGTTAACATATGGGAAACCGAATATAAGCAATTATTGATACTTTTTGTCCATCGTGTATGTACGTACGTGCATGATTGGATTGATGATGATGCAGCATGAAggagataatataatatttcaaaggcttaaaaaatctatataatataatataacaagTACGTATAATAGTCCAATTTATGTATATTAAAAccagatatattaattaataatattgaagaaTAAGTTCCATGTGCGTAATATGTGGATGACATATAGATATAGCTAGACATGACCCTTTTTTGAGGATACAAATTGCATGGATAACTTTGTCAACTACGCCAAGCATTTGCATCACACGAACCATTGAGATGTGATCATTTCAAGACCAGGAATTTGTTCCTGATCATGATGATCTACACCCAAATGGCCCGGGGTGATCATGTACTGTTATATATTCTTCATCGATCATCCTCAGCTTCTGGATcgagtatatataatattttaataaaaaattctatttacagtcTTCATTTAAAGATTGTACGTTCAGACtttttattaaaggagaaaaaaaaaattttaagagagatagtttaataattttaaaaaattttaaaaataaaattatctatatttgCATTGCAGTCCTCAAATAAAGACTATACGTAGTATtattcaatattaatataactagcTAGCATGGATGCATGTAAAGGAAATGTTAATTAGTTAGATTTGTGGATTATAATATCTTaagaattatattaattaatattgttccGTTTTCAACAATCATTCGTTCAGTACTACTACTGTATAAATTCGTTCAGTACTACCCAGAAAAGTAGcagtactgcatgcatgcccAATACATTGATATTCATAGATTAAAAAACATTGATAATGCCATTATAAATTCGTAGAAAGTTTATATCTAAATAGtaagcatcatatatatatatgaaattaaggAGGAATCTTAACTGTCTcatctgcatatatatatatatatcaagactTCATGCCGCATTTGggcatttatataatatatatatatatagttgatgtaactgtttatatataattagtaggTTAGTAAACCATAATATTGCATGTATATCATGTAAAGTGAAAAttcgtactatatatatattcttctatGGGACATGAGTCATGGCCCAATATGCTTTATTTTCCTTCATGACGTGGAGATGCCTATGCAGTACTCCAGCACCAAAGTATATAATTCCCCGTGATTGCTTCAGCCACAAGCCAAAACATAATCCTGTTGGGCATCTATTAAGTTATTAACACTTTTTCTAGCTAGTTAATTTTTAGTACCCCTCTCTCAACTCAAAACGGCCAAGCACTCCCTTTATATATAGCAGGCCACAAGTCATGTGTTTTTCAACTTACCTGAGACCCCTGCAAAGACAATGAGATACAATGAAATATCCCACTTCAGTCACCCCCAGCACACTCTCCAATTTGAGTACACAGAATTCCCATTCAAGTGTGATGGTTGCAAGGAGGTGGGCATAGGCTCACGCTATAAATGTTGCACATGCGACTTCGACCTCCACATGCACTGTGCGGTGCCTTCCCCTTCTATCTACCACCCTTTCTACACCAAATGCTCGTTCCAGTTCCTCTCGCGCCCGCCTGGCAACACCCCCCGCTACTGCAATGCATGCGAAAAGGACGTCAAGGGTTTTGTGTACCACTGCAAGGCCTGCGGGTTTGATCTCCACCCATGTTGCGCCAAGCTCCCCATGGTGCTCGATGATGCGGAAGTCAAGCTCTATCTGCATAAGAAAGTATGCGCATCTTGCCACAAGTGTGGGCGGAAAGGGCGGAGCTGGAGCTATAGGTCTACATGCAAGAAGTACAATTTGCATGTGGCATGTGTGAGGGAGATGCTCATGGAAAGTTGGCCGGATATATATGTTGGACGTGGGAAAAGCAGGAACTTGGAGACCAGAATTCCAAGCTTAAAGAATACGCTTCAGACCCATCACCATCGGAGCAAAGGTAAGGTGAAAAAGTGTTGTGAGATGGCTGGGCTGGCCGTGCAGTTTGTTATATCGGCGGTACTAGGGGACCCGACGACTTTGATTGCCGGAGTTATAGGGTCCTTGATGTCTCGATcatgaatacatatatatatatgcgtggTGGCTGAATCGGCATGGCCGGTCGGGATTTCGTGATGTCTGGCGCATGCATGTTTGTTGATGTTGAATATATATACATCATGAGGAGTAGTGGACAGTACTATATACTGGTACTCCTAATgcctaaaatgaataaattctcGGCCATGCGCGCAGTCTGATATCCAAGTTTATCAAAATGTGTTTGTGAGTGGTGATTCTGTTTTGATTAATGAATACTATATATATGAGAGCTTTGCTACGTATAAGCCCACACCGTACAGTACACCCcacactacattttttttttttttagtttattcttattaaattaattaaattattttactcattatccatataccaaatatttggtaaaagaaaaaaaaaaattgtggtttgTAGCGTGTGCAGTACTTATGTacgtttagaatttttctatagGATATTTGCTGGCCGGCCGATTAATTTAAAGTACTCATAATTAGGcgaaaataatatcataattaaAATGCCTGATTATCAAATTCTTGATCAGAAATTCAGGGACTGTGCATGTTGTACGTACCTAAACATTTTGGACAATTACATAGGCCAGAATTAATCAAATCATCATGTTAAAATGAATAACTCATCAGGTAGGCATGCAGTGTGTAAACTGACAAATCAAGATCTGTTAGTAGACTTAAACCCATTGAAAGTGATCCTGATCGCCCAAATGGATTAATTCCAAGTGagtcccatgcatgcatgcaataaaGAATGCTAGGTAATGACCCCCGACCCAGAGTTACCTTCCCTTCCCCCTTTTAGGCCCAATAGAAGCCCGA contains:
- the LOC122310922 gene encoding uncharacterized protein LOC122310922, with translation MRYNEISHFSHPQHTLQFEYTEFPFKCDGCKEVGIGSRYKCCTCDFDLHMHCAVPSPSIYHPFYTKCSFQFLSRPPGNTPRYCNACEKDVKGFVYHCKACGFDLHPCCAKLPMVLDDAEVKLYLHKKVCASCHKCGRKGRSWSYRSTCKKYNLHVACVREMLMESWPDIYVGRGKSRNLETRIPSLKNTLQTHHHRSKGKVKKCCEMAGLAVQFVISAVLGDPTTLIAGVIGSLMSRS